In one Neobacillus sp. CF12 genomic region, the following are encoded:
- a CDS encoding sulfite reductase subunit alpha, whose amino-acid sequence MQLILDNPSTKSDNLPFSRNNPFQAKVLKNINLNGAGSSKETRHIELSLKGSDLSYNPGDALGIVPSNDPELVNFILEEMEWDEEAVVTVGKQGETLSLRKALTSYFEITMLSRKILQQAAVLTENSELQNLVLAENAAQLKEYCHGRDLLDMLRDFGPWKASAQDIVSLLRKMTPRLYSIASSIAANPDEVHLTIGAVRYSANGRDRKGVCSVLCAERVQEGEMLPVFIQTNKHFHLPESQDKDIIMVGPGTGIAPFRSFIQERAVNKAAGRSWLFFGDQHAAVDFLYQNEMENYQQNGVLTRVDTAFSRDTDQKVYVQHKMLEHSKELFEWIENGAYFYVCGDKERMAKDVNEALINVIEKEGAMSREDAENYLKDMQKQGRYQRDVY is encoded by the coding sequence ATGCAATTAATTTTAGATAATCCAAGTACAAAAAGTGACAACCTTCCATTTTCAAGAAACAATCCCTTTCAAGCAAAGGTCCTTAAAAATATTAATTTAAATGGAGCAGGGTCTAGTAAGGAAACAAGACATATTGAATTATCATTAAAAGGTTCAGATCTTTCCTATAACCCTGGTGATGCACTTGGCATTGTTCCTTCAAATGATCCTGAACTTGTGAATTTCATTCTTGAAGAAATGGAATGGGATGAAGAAGCGGTTGTAACTGTTGGAAAGCAAGGTGAAACACTTTCACTTAGGAAAGCGTTAACAAGCTATTTTGAAATTACAATGTTGAGTAGGAAAATCTTGCAGCAGGCTGCTGTGCTGACAGAGAACAGTGAGTTACAGAATCTCGTATTGGCTGAAAATGCAGCCCAACTTAAGGAATACTGCCATGGGCGTGATTTGCTTGATATGCTGCGTGACTTTGGACCTTGGAAGGCTTCCGCACAGGATATCGTTTCATTATTAAGAAAAATGACTCCACGTCTTTATTCGATTGCCAGCAGCATTGCCGCAAATCCAGATGAGGTTCATCTCACTATCGGCGCTGTACGCTATTCGGCAAACGGCCGTGATCGAAAAGGCGTTTGCTCTGTTTTATGTGCTGAACGGGTACAGGAGGGGGAAATGCTCCCGGTATTTATTCAAACAAATAAACATTTCCATTTGCCAGAGTCCCAAGATAAAGATATTATCATGGTTGGTCCGGGAACAGGCATTGCGCCATTCCGTTCCTTTATCCAGGAACGTGCAGTGAATAAAGCGGCAGGCCGTTCATGGCTATTTTTTGGAGACCAGCATGCAGCAGTTGATTTCCTATATCAAAATGAGATGGAAAACTATCAGCAAAATGGTGTATTGACAAGGGTCGACACAGCTTTCTCTCGTGATACAGATCAAAAAGTGTATGTTCAGCATAAAATGCTTGAACATAGCAAGGAATTATTTGAGTGGATAGAAAATGGAGCATATTTCTACGTTTGTGGGGATAAAGAACGTATGGCAAAGGACGTTAACGAAGCACTAATAAACGTGATCGAAAAAGAAGGTGCCATGTCTCGGGAAGATGCTGAAAACTATCTAAAAGATATGCAGAAGCAAGGACGTTATCAACGTGATGTATATTAA
- a CDS encoding sensor histidine kinase: MFNLAALMLEKVGIIVIVAFLLSQMKSFRHIIQTKHKTNERILLILLFGAFGIISNYTGVEVHYNSINRATWLSELEHESALANTRVMGVVIGGVLGGPIVGVGAGLVAGIHRYTLGGFTAFSCGISTILAGIIAGYFGSKRKQMGNQITAGFAVMIGMILESVQMLLILVFAKPFEQAWSLVQFISVPMIFGNGLGTLLFMFIIRAIKRDKELTRAIQTNQAFLIADQTLPYFRQGLSFVSCREIAEIMLKLTQADAVSVTDEKQVLAHVGAASDHHIPKLKPETGLTKKVLEFGMISVARSKNEILCFHHDCPLEAAIVLPLKVKNKIVGTLKMYYTDPEKLDKVQQELAEGLANLFSTQLELAEAERQTKLLKDAEIKALQAQIHPHFLFNSINTISALCRTDADKARKLLLELSSFFRGNLQGARQMLLPLERELANVRAYLSLEQTRFPNKYIVDFQIEPGLEEVLIPPFTLQPLVENAIHYGFPRSKSEGKITIQIFFENNQLKIIVADNGKGIPEERIEVLGKQIVNSKKGNGTAIFNINERLKGIYNGQAYLTINSQVDHGTTVTISIPHDYKGVFVQNA; this comes from the coding sequence ATGTTTAATTTAGCAGCATTAATGCTTGAAAAGGTCGGAATCATTGTCATTGTTGCTTTTTTGCTTTCGCAAATGAAATCATTTCGTCATATTATTCAAACCAAGCACAAGACAAATGAGAGAATCCTGCTTATTTTACTTTTTGGTGCCTTCGGGATCATTAGTAATTATACAGGGGTTGAAGTACATTATAATTCTATTAATAGAGCGACGTGGCTTTCTGAATTAGAACATGAGAGTGCGCTGGCAAATACAAGAGTAATGGGGGTTGTCATTGGGGGAGTGCTCGGAGGACCAATCGTTGGTGTTGGAGCAGGATTGGTTGCTGGAATCCATCGTTATACGCTTGGCGGTTTCACCGCATTTTCCTGTGGGATTTCTACTATCTTAGCTGGAATTATCGCAGGTTACTTTGGAAGTAAAAGAAAACAGATGGGGAATCAAATCACTGCAGGATTTGCTGTCATGATAGGAATGATATTGGAATCCGTACAGATGTTACTTATTCTTGTTTTTGCAAAACCATTTGAACAAGCGTGGAGTCTTGTACAGTTCATCAGCGTCCCGATGATATTCGGCAATGGATTAGGAACCTTGCTGTTTATGTTCATTATAAGAGCAATAAAACGTGATAAGGAACTTACCCGTGCAATTCAAACCAACCAGGCATTTCTTATTGCCGACCAAACACTGCCTTATTTTCGACAAGGCTTAAGTTTCGTCTCCTGCAGGGAAATAGCGGAAATTATGTTAAAACTAACCCAAGCCGACGCTGTATCCGTTACAGATGAAAAGCAAGTCCTGGCTCATGTCGGCGCTGCTTCTGATCACCATATCCCTAAGTTAAAGCCAGAGACCGGATTGACAAAAAAAGTGCTCGAATTCGGCATGATTTCAGTTGCAAGATCAAAGAATGAAATTCTCTGTTTTCACCATGACTGTCCTTTAGAAGCCGCCATTGTGCTGCCGTTAAAGGTTAAAAATAAAATTGTCGGAACATTAAAAATGTATTATACCGACCCGGAAAAATTAGATAAGGTGCAGCAGGAATTAGCTGAAGGACTTGCGAATCTCTTTTCAACTCAGCTGGAACTTGCAGAAGCAGAAAGGCAGACAAAGCTATTGAAAGATGCAGAAATTAAAGCCTTACAGGCACAAATCCATCCGCACTTTTTATTTAATAGTATCAATACCATCTCTGCACTTTGCCGAACCGATGCAGATAAGGCTCGTAAATTACTGTTGGAGCTTAGTTCATTTTTTCGCGGAAATCTCCAGGGAGCCAGGCAAATGCTCCTCCCATTGGAGAGGGAATTGGCGAATGTAAGGGCTTACCTATCTTTGGAACAGACCCGTTTTCCAAATAAGTACATCGTAGATTTTCAAATTGAACCAGGACTCGAAGAAGTACTGATTCCGCCATTTACCCTGCAGCCATTGGTAGAAAATGCAATTCATTATGGCTTTCCCCGAAGTAAGTCTGAAGGAAAAATCACCATCCAGATTTTTTTCGAAAATAATCAACTGAAAATTATTGTTGCGGATAACGGAAAAGGTATCCCTGAAGAGAGGATAGAAGTGTTAGGGAAGCAAATTGTAAATTCTAAAAAAGGAAATGGCACAGCCATTTTTAATATAAATGAACGTCTTAAAGGAATTTATAATGGTCAAGCCTATTTAACTATTAACAGTCAAGTGGACCATGGAACAACAGTCACGATATCCATTCCGCACGACTATAAAGGAGTTTTTGTTCAAAATGCTTAA
- the cysK gene encoding cysteine synthase A, which produces MKLYSSILDLIGKTPIVKLNKLPDPTGGEVYIKLESFNPGGSVKDRASINMIERAEKEGKLIPGKSTVIEPTSGNTGIGIAMVCAVKGYRCIITMPDNATLERVKILKAYGAEVHLTPASLRMQGAIDEATRLAESISDSFIPMQFENTANADAHRETTAVEILEAFEGKLDALVLTAGTGGTVTGVGEELKKQIPNLKIYVVEPFGSPVLSGGEPGPHKIPGTGPGFIPTILNRAIFDEILLIKDEDAQVTARRLAAEEGIFVGASGASSAYFAVKVAQKLPSSARVLCLAPDTGERYLSSDLFLG; this is translated from the coding sequence ATGAAACTCTACAGCTCAATTCTTGACTTGATTGGGAAAACGCCGATTGTAAAATTAAATAAATTACCCGACCCAACAGGGGGAGAGGTATACATAAAATTGGAATCATTTAACCCAGGAGGCAGTGTTAAAGACCGTGCGTCGATTAATATGATTGAACGTGCAGAAAAAGAGGGGAAATTAATTCCAGGAAAAAGTACCGTTATCGAGCCGACTTCTGGTAATACTGGAATTGGAATTGCGATGGTATGTGCGGTAAAAGGGTATCGTTGTATTATTACGATGCCGGATAATGCCACGCTTGAGCGTGTGAAAATCTTAAAAGCATATGGAGCGGAAGTTCACCTAACACCTGCAAGTTTACGAATGCAAGGGGCCATCGATGAAGCAACCCGATTGGCCGAATCCATTTCTGATAGTTTTATTCCTATGCAGTTTGAGAATACTGCAAATGCCGATGCACATCGTGAAACCACTGCGGTTGAAATTCTAGAAGCATTTGAAGGAAAATTGGACGCCCTTGTGTTGACAGCAGGAACAGGAGGAACAGTAACAGGGGTAGGGGAGGAGCTAAAGAAGCAGATTCCCAACTTAAAGATTTATGTGGTCGAACCGTTTGGATCCCCTGTGCTATCAGGGGGTGAGCCTGGGCCTCATAAAATCCCAGGGACAGGTCCCGGTTTTATTCCTACGATTTTAAATCGTGCTATTTTTGATGAAATATTGCTCATTAAGGATGAAGATGCCCAAGTGACTGCGCGCAGACTTGCTGCAGAAGAAGGGATCTTTGTAGGTGCGTCAGGAGCATCTTCTGCATATTTTGCTGTCAAGGTAGCACAAAAGCTGCCATCTTCAGCAAGAGTCCTTTGTTTAGCCCCAGACACGGGAGAACGTTATCTGTCATCTGACTTATTTCTAGGTTGA
- a CDS encoding S8 family serine peptidase, which yields MKKSKMAALKVMTTAAVTSLIFSSYTAFADYNESTPEQEPQLLNQGQAGEDKLYNDVKKEGFKKSYKPNDTVRFIVEVEQPSSTDLSPSNKKSLFKKKQDHVIGEISKKNKSKSSSPEVKQRFFESFNGFSVETEYQNLKEIQSTPGVLHVHVARTFHETMSASKELVQAQKVWNSYGYQGEGLLVAVVDSGIDYEHKDMTLTEKGKQKAKYTKSGIQSKLDATDVEDTWYSDKVPTGYDWADHDKDVIPRGNYGSPHGTHVAGTVAANGAETNGGVQGIAPGTQLLAEKVFSDNSSGAFEDDIIAGIEHAVSMGADVINMSLGTDAGYVSEEYDPTQKAIRAATEQGTLVVVSAGNSAYSTKNGLFQASSELPYAENPDIGTVGAPGVGPFALSVASYENTKMQLNTLADVNGLRLPFQDQTQYAPMYNFKLSRNLIPGQEYEMVYVGEGSKTTDFTGKNVEGKIVVAKMLNQYTSYSFVQFKAAQYKAKAVIIIPADVLPDYGTVRLSEYSIPAATTGKAVGQELINKLTSGQTVRMKLAGHTLVDNADKNKMSHFSSYGAPSTLDFKPEMSAPGGKIYSTVPGNDYGIMSGTSMAAPHVAGGSALLLQALYEKGLSHSENTALKAKLALMNTANIVMDPRTNGEIPYSPRVQGSGNMQIQNAINTPVVVSRMNTPLEQAGAVALKEIGQNTSFKLNVEAFDASKGSNNSADIEYKVYVDLLKDKTETKQFDLDQNGTLDTKEYLTLTSERIEGATITVNDNIVTDKNGAILKIKPGQTKMLTVNISLPDSLKKNSFVEGFVRLVPVAKDQDKAVPISVPYMGFFGKWNEPANIDLPAWEKDAFLGYTALWDGTSERYPKGYDSKTGTFDLNKIAISPNFHTTNGIYSSFTALRNLQKTEMYIEDEAGNRVKYLGDFSEFTGSPYKFRKNIMSYGDHSYNELYSWDMTDESGQVIPDGSYQYVIQSTLDFPGATPQQVKMPVKVDSVLPKATDIQVTPINGKYQISWKGSDNENGSGYAAAVVWVDGLDYYPGAAQTLLVNKEPKSIVVKAADNAFNHSYTAWGDQSKLSEYIVLSNGTVYPSTNLNKDRKAEINYFASNRVDWTFFVKDANGNVVDTIEFKNQKDVHTTWAPKEELPNGTYYISADLVTKDGFKVSTTPKKVTVLK from the coding sequence ATGAAAAAAAGTAAAATGGCAGCGTTAAAAGTAATGACGACCGCAGCTGTCACATCATTGATTTTTTCGTCCTATACAGCTTTCGCAGATTACAATGAATCAACACCTGAGCAAGAACCACAATTACTTAATCAGGGCCAAGCAGGTGAAGATAAGCTTTATAACGACGTTAAAAAAGAAGGTTTTAAAAAATCCTATAAACCGAATGATACTGTTCGTTTTATCGTAGAAGTTGAACAACCATCATCTACTGACCTTTCACCAAGTAACAAAAAATCTTTGTTCAAGAAAAAACAAGACCATGTAATTGGAGAAATCTCAAAGAAAAACAAGTCGAAATCAAGTTCTCCTGAAGTAAAACAACGCTTTTTTGAAAGTTTTAATGGATTTAGTGTGGAGACAGAGTATCAAAACTTAAAAGAGATTCAATCGACTCCTGGAGTTCTTCATGTACATGTGGCAAGAACTTTCCATGAAACCATGTCAGCAAGTAAAGAATTAGTACAAGCTCAAAAGGTTTGGAATTCCTATGGTTATCAAGGGGAAGGATTGCTTGTAGCGGTTGTCGATTCTGGTATTGACTATGAGCATAAGGATATGACCCTTACGGAAAAGGGCAAACAAAAAGCAAAGTACACTAAAAGTGGAATTCAAAGTAAATTAGATGCTACAGATGTAGAGGATACTTGGTATTCAGATAAAGTACCAACAGGCTATGACTGGGCTGATCATGATAAGGACGTCATCCCACGAGGAAATTATGGTAGTCCACATGGTACACATGTTGCAGGTACGGTTGCAGCAAATGGTGCTGAAACAAATGGTGGGGTCCAAGGCATTGCTCCAGGTACTCAACTATTAGCTGAGAAGGTATTCTCAGATAATAGTTCCGGAGCTTTCGAGGATGACATTATCGCAGGTATTGAGCATGCCGTTTCTATGGGTGCAGATGTTATCAATATGAGTTTAGGTACTGATGCAGGATATGTAAGTGAAGAATATGATCCAACTCAAAAGGCAATTCGAGCTGCGACAGAACAGGGCACTCTTGTAGTAGTGTCAGCCGGAAATTCAGCCTACAGTACAAAAAATGGTTTATTTCAAGCATCTTCTGAACTGCCATATGCAGAAAATCCTGATATCGGAACAGTTGGAGCACCAGGTGTAGGTCCATTTGCTTTATCTGTTGCTTCCTATGAAAATACAAAAATGCAATTAAATACGTTAGCAGATGTAAATGGTTTAAGGCTTCCTTTTCAAGATCAAACTCAATATGCGCCGATGTATAACTTCAAACTATCTAGAAATTTAATACCAGGTCAAGAGTATGAAATGGTCTATGTAGGTGAAGGTTCAAAAACTACTGATTTTACTGGTAAAAACGTTGAAGGAAAAATCGTAGTAGCAAAAATGTTAAACCAATATACTTCTTATTCTTTTGTTCAATTTAAGGCTGCACAATATAAAGCAAAAGCAGTTATTATCATCCCAGCGGATGTTCTGCCTGATTATGGTACGGTAAGATTGAGTGAATATTCGATTCCAGCTGCAACAACAGGTAAAGCCGTAGGGCAAGAGCTAATCAATAAATTAACAAGTGGCCAAACTGTTAGGATGAAATTAGCTGGTCATACATTGGTTGATAATGCGGATAAAAACAAGATGTCTCATTTTTCATCTTATGGTGCACCATCCACATTAGATTTTAAACCTGAAATGTCTGCTCCTGGAGGCAAAATTTATTCAACAGTACCAGGAAATGATTATGGAATTATGAGTGGTACGTCAATGGCAGCCCCACATGTAGCAGGTGGTTCAGCATTATTATTACAGGCACTTTATGAAAAAGGATTGTCACATTCAGAAAATACGGCTTTAAAGGCAAAGCTTGCATTAATGAATACAGCAAATATAGTGATGGATCCAAGAACAAATGGCGAAATTCCATATTCTCCACGTGTACAAGGCTCTGGTAACATGCAAATTCAAAATGCCATCAATACCCCAGTCGTTGTTTCAAGAATGAACACTCCATTAGAACAAGCTGGTGCGGTAGCATTAAAGGAAATCGGTCAAAATACAAGCTTTAAATTAAACGTCGAAGCATTTGATGCGTCTAAAGGTAGCAATAACAGTGCTGATATTGAATACAAGGTTTATGTTGATTTACTTAAAGATAAGACAGAAACGAAGCAATTTGATTTAGATCAAAATGGCACTCTTGATACAAAGGAATATCTAACCTTAACGAGTGAACGTATTGAAGGTGCAACAATCACGGTAAATGACAATATTGTCACAGATAAAAATGGTGCAATACTTAAAATTAAACCAGGTCAGACAAAAATGCTGACAGTTAATATCTCGTTACCGGACTCATTAAAGAAAAATAGTTTCGTAGAAGGATTTGTACGCCTAGTACCAGTAGCAAAGGACCAAGATAAAGCAGTGCCAATCTCCGTTCCTTATATGGGCTTCTTTGGTAAATGGAATGAACCAGCAAATATTGATCTTCCTGCATGGGAAAAAGATGCATTTTTAGGTTATACAGCTCTTTGGGATGGTACATCAGAACGCTATCCAAAAGGATATGATTCAAAGACTGGAACATTTGATCTTAACAAAATTGCCATTTCGCCAAACTTCCATACAACGAATGGAATCTATTCTTCGTTTACAGCTTTACGTAATCTGCAAAAAACAGAAATGTATATCGAAGACGAAGCAGGAAATAGAGTGAAATATTTAGGTGATTTTAGTGAATTCACAGGTTCACCATATAAATTTAGAAAAAATATTATGTCATATGGGGACCATTCTTATAATGAACTATATTCATGGGATATGACAGATGAGTCTGGGCAAGTTATACCTGATGGAAGTTATCAATATGTGATTCAATCAACACTAGACTTTCCAGGTGCAACACCACAGCAAGTAAAAATGCCTGTAAAAGTAGATTCCGTACTTCCTAAAGCTACAGATATTCAAGTAACTCCAATAAATGGGAAGTATCAAATTTCATGGAAAGGCTCAGATAATGAAAATGGAAGTGGATATGCTGCTGCAGTGGTTTGGGTTGACGGACTTGATTATTACCCAGGAGCAGCTCAAACATTATTAGTAAATAAAGAGCCGAAAAGTATCGTGGTCAAAGCAGCTGACAATGCATTTAATCACTCCTATACAGCATGGGGAGATCAAAGTAAACTGAGTGAATATATTGTACTTTCAAATGGTACTGTATATCCGTCTACAAATTTAAACAAAGACAGAAAAGCAGAGATTAACTACTTTGCTTCAAACAGAGTGGACTGGACGTTCTTTGTTAAAGATGCAAATGGAAATGTAGTTGACACTATTGAATTTAAAAATCAAAAAGATGTTCATACAACTTGGGCACCAAAAGAGGAGCTTCCAAATGGTACGTACTACATCTCTGCTGATTTAGTAACAAAAGATGGGTTTAAAGTATCGACTACTCCTAAAAAAGTAACGGTTCTCAAATAA